Proteins found in one Collinsella aerofaciens genomic segment:
- a CDS encoding nitrogen-fixing protein NifU — protein MQYSQEVENMCPVAKGAYHGPAPIPEEGKWVQAKEISDISGLTHGVGWCAPQQGACKLTLNVKDGIIEEALVETIGCSGMTHSAAMASEILPGKTILEALNTDLVCDAINVAMREIFLQIVYGRSQTAFSEGGLPVGASLDDLGKGLRSQVGTMFGTKAKGARYLELAQGYVTRMALNDKNEIIAFEFLNLGKFTDAVKAGKTPEEAIAGAMGHYGQWENAAKYIDPRTDEETHSVASVFPVHE, from the coding sequence ATGCAGTACTCACAGGAAGTGGAGAACATGTGCCCCGTTGCCAAGGGTGCATACCACGGCCCCGCACCCATCCCCGAGGAGGGCAAGTGGGTCCAGGCTAAGGAGATTTCCGACATCTCCGGTCTTACGCACGGTGTGGGTTGGTGCGCACCTCAGCAGGGCGCCTGCAAGCTCACGCTGAACGTCAAGGACGGCATCATCGAGGAGGCCCTCGTTGAGACCATCGGCTGCTCGGGCATGACCCACTCTGCCGCCATGGCTTCCGAGATCCTTCCCGGCAAGACCATCCTCGAGGCCCTCAACACCGACCTCGTCTGCGACGCCATCAACGTTGCTATGCGCGAGATCTTCCTGCAGATCGTTTACGGCCGCAGCCAGACCGCGTTCTCCGAGGGCGGCCTGCCCGTGGGCGCCTCCCTCGACGACCTCGGCAAGGGCCTTCGCTCTCAGGTCGGCACCATGTTCGGCACCAAGGCCAAGGGCGCTCGTTACCTCGAGCTCGCTCAGGGCTACGTCACCCGCATGGCTCTCAACGACAAGAACGAGATCATCGCGTTCGAGTTCCTGAACCTCGGTAAGTTCACCGACGCCGTCAAGGCCGGCAAGACCCCCGAGGAGGCCATCGCTGGCGCTATGGGCCACTATGGTCAGTGGGAGAACGCTGCCAAGTACATCGACCCGCGCACCGACGAGGAGACTCACTCCGTCGCCAGCGTGTTCCCGGTTCACGAGTAG
- a CDS encoding GGGtGRT protein, translating into MTVTFEGYERRADKINKCLADNGIASLEEALQICTDKGFNPREIVNNTQSIAFQNAEWAYTLGCALAVKRGAKSASEAAAIIGEGIQAFTVPGSVAEDRKVGLGHGNLGAMLLSDDTECFAFLAGHESFAAAEGAIGLALNANKARKKPLRVILNGLGKDAAQIIARINGFTYVKTQFDYFTGELKVVETIPYSDGPRAAVNCYGADDVREGVAIMWHENVDISITGNSTNPTRFQHPVAGTYKKERLEAGKKYFSVASGGGTGRTLHPDNMGAGPASYGMTDTMGRMHSDAQFAGSSSVPAHVDMMGLIGMGNNPMVGATVACAVAVEEALKA; encoded by the coding sequence ATGACTGTTACGTTCGAAGGTTACGAGCGCCGCGCTGACAAGATCAACAAGTGCCTCGCCGACAACGGCATCGCCTCCCTCGAGGAAGCTCTGCAGATCTGCACCGACAAGGGCTTCAACCCGCGTGAGATCGTCAACAACACCCAGTCCATCGCCTTCCAGAACGCTGAGTGGGCATACACCCTCGGCTGCGCTCTCGCTGTCAAGCGTGGCGCCAAGTCCGCTTCTGAGGCTGCTGCCATCATCGGCGAGGGCATCCAGGCCTTCACCGTTCCCGGCTCCGTCGCTGAGGACCGCAAGGTCGGTCTGGGCCACGGCAACCTGGGCGCTATGCTGCTCTCCGACGACACCGAGTGCTTCGCCTTCCTGGCCGGCCACGAGTCCTTCGCTGCCGCTGAGGGCGCTATCGGCCTGGCTCTGAACGCCAACAAGGCTCGTAAGAAGCCGCTGCGCGTTATCCTTAACGGTCTGGGCAAGGACGCTGCTCAGATCATCGCCCGCATCAACGGCTTCACCTACGTAAAGACCCAGTTCGACTACTTCACGGGCGAGCTCAAGGTCGTCGAGACCATCCCCTACTCCGATGGTCCCCGCGCCGCCGTCAACTGCTACGGCGCCGACGACGTCCGCGAGGGCGTTGCCATCATGTGGCACGAGAACGTCGACATCTCGATCACCGGTAACTCCACCAACCCCACGCGCTTCCAGCACCCCGTCGCTGGCACCTACAAGAAGGAGCGCCTCGAGGCTGGCAAGAAGTACTTCTCCGTCGCTTCTGGTGGCGGCACTGGCCGTACCCTGCACCCGGACAACATGGGCGCCGGCCCTGCCTCTTACGGCATGACCGACACCATGGGCCGTATGCACTCCGACGCCCAGTTCGCCGGTTCCTCCTCCGTGCCTGCGCACGTCGACATGATGGGTCTCATCGGCATGGGTAACA